Proteins encoded by one window of Cellvibrio sp. KY-GH-1:
- a CDS encoding iron-sulfur cluster assembly accessory protein, with the protein MSIASFDPQQQAVLVTPAAVAHFKRQLDKSQNKAVRLSVKQSGCTGWMYVVDLVDEPNANDLHMPLAEGVELLVDSESLSVVGGTEIDYVIEGVNRQLKFNNPRVKDYCGCGESFSVN; encoded by the coding sequence GATCCACAACAACAAGCAGTACTGGTGACGCCAGCTGCAGTTGCGCATTTCAAACGTCAGTTGGATAAAAGCCAAAACAAAGCAGTGCGCCTGAGTGTTAAACAAAGCGGGTGCACGGGCTGGATGTATGTTGTGGATTTGGTAGATGAACCCAATGCCAATGATTTGCATATGCCTCTGGCTGAAGGTGTTGAGTTATTGGTCGACTCAGAAAGCCTGTCAGTTGTTGGCGGTACCGAAATTGATTATGTGATTGAGGGTGTAAATCGTCAGTTGAAGTTCAATAACCCGCGCGTAAAAGATTATTGTGGTTGTGGTGAAAGCTTTAGCGTTAATTAA